One part of the Marinobacter sp. M3C genome encodes these proteins:
- a CDS encoding NAD(P)-dependent alcohol dehydrogenase: protein MANTKAYAAQSAQSGVAPFSFDRREPRPDDVSIEIDYCGVCHTDIHFAHNDWGVTVYPVVPGHEIVGRVTAVGNDVSAYKVGDMVGVGCMVDSCRTCSACESGLEQYCKEGMTGTYNGEDRYDQSVTFGGYSDNVVVSERFVVRIPEKLDPAAAAPLLCAGITTYSPLRHYGVKKGDKVGVIGMGGLGHMGVKIAKALGAEVTIFTRSESKVAEAKKQGADHVVISTDEQQMKDATETFDFMLDTVPVQHDLNPYLNCLSHDGTHILVGLLDPIDPPLEAGNLVLKRRVLGGSLIGGMPETQEMLDFCAEHGISCDIEMLDIKNINEAYERIKKGDVKYRFVIDMATLKDA, encoded by the coding sequence ATGGCTAACACCAAAGCATACGCCGCACAATCTGCGCAATCAGGCGTCGCACCGTTTAGTTTCGACCGCCGAGAACCTCGCCCCGACGATGTATCCATCGAAATTGATTACTGCGGTGTCTGCCACACCGATATTCACTTTGCGCATAATGACTGGGGAGTAACTGTTTACCCGGTAGTTCCGGGCCATGAGATTGTTGGCCGGGTTACCGCTGTAGGCAACGATGTCTCAGCCTACAAGGTTGGGGATATGGTTGGCGTGGGTTGCATGGTGGACTCTTGCCGCACCTGCTCCGCCTGCGAATCCGGCCTTGAGCAATATTGCAAAGAGGGTATGACCGGCACCTACAACGGCGAAGATCGTTACGATCAATCCGTCACTTTTGGTGGCTACTCAGACAACGTGGTCGTCAGCGAGCGTTTCGTGGTCAGGATACCGGAGAAGTTGGACCCCGCCGCCGCTGCACCGCTGCTTTGTGCCGGCATAACCACCTATTCCCCATTGCGCCACTATGGTGTCAAAAAGGGTGACAAGGTGGGTGTCATCGGGATGGGCGGCCTCGGCCATATGGGCGTGAAGATCGCTAAGGCGCTGGGTGCTGAAGTGACCATCTTCACCCGTTCTGAAAGCAAGGTTGCAGAGGCCAAGAAACAGGGCGCCGACCATGTGGTAATTTCCACCGATGAACAACAGATGAAGGACGCCACTGAAACTTTTGATTTCATGCTGGATACAGTGCCGGTTCAGCACGACCTGAATCCCTACCTGAACTGCCTCAGCCATGATGGCACCCACATTCTGGTGGGTCTTCTGGATCCGATTGACCCCCCGCTGGAAGCTGGCAACCTGGTCCTTAAACGTCGGGTATTGGGCGGCTCGCTGATCGGTGGCATGCCGGAAACCCAGGAAATGCTGGATTTCTGCGCTGAACACGGCATTAGCTGCGATATCGAAATGCTCGATATCAAGAATATCAACGAAGCTTACGAGCGCATAAAAAAAGGCGATGTGAAGTATCGTTTCGTGATTGATATGGCAACTTTAAAAGACGCCTGA
- a CDS encoding flavin prenyltransferase UbiX has protein sequence MNEVPAMSDTAATMDAPRVINLAFTGASGAPYGLRLLQCLVAAGCRVQVMISKAAQIVIATETDLKLPGTPAAMQQCLSEYSQAAPGQVLVFGREDWFSPPASGSGEKAPLVICPCSTGTLSALATGASNNLIERAGDVALKERRQLILVPREAPYSEVHLENMLKLTRMGAVIMPASPGFYHNPETINDLVDFVVARLLDHLGVDQKLMPRWGEERVARKLKGA, from the coding sequence ATGAATGAGGTGCCCGCAATGAGTGATACAGCAGCAACAATGGATGCGCCGCGAGTCATCAACCTGGCGTTTACCGGTGCTTCGGGCGCGCCTTACGGCCTGCGCCTGCTGCAATGCCTGGTAGCTGCCGGCTGTCGGGTTCAGGTGATGATCAGCAAAGCCGCGCAGATTGTGATTGCCACCGAAACCGACCTGAAATTGCCCGGTACACCGGCGGCCATGCAGCAGTGCCTGAGCGAATACAGCCAGGCCGCCCCCGGCCAGGTGTTGGTATTTGGCCGCGAAGACTGGTTTTCACCGCCGGCCTCCGGTTCCGGCGAAAAAGCCCCACTGGTGATTTGCCCCTGCAGCACCGGTACCCTGTCGGCCCTGGCCACGGGCGCCAGCAACAACCTGATAGAAAGAGCAGGGGACGTCGCTCTGAAAGAGCGCCGCCAGCTGATATTGGTGCCGCGCGAGGCGCCCTATTCAGAAGTTCATCTGGAAAACATGCTGAAACTGACCCGCATGGGCGCCGTCATCATGCCGGCAAGCCCGGGATTTTATCACAACCCTGAAACCATCAATGACCTAGTGGATTTTGTGGTGGCGCGGCTGCTGGACCATTTGGGTGTTGATCAGAAACTGATGCCCCGCTGGGGTGAAGAAAGGGTGGCGCGCAAGCTGAAGGGGGCGTGA
- the mpl gene encoding UDP-N-acetylmuramate:L-alanyl-gamma-D-glutamyl-meso-diaminopimelate ligase — translation MHIHILGICGTFMGSLAVLARELGHKVTGSDQGVYPPMSTQLQAQGIELIEGYHPDNLKPRPDLVLIGNAMSRGNAEVEQVLNRNIPYMSGPEWLAREVLHQRWVLAVAGTHGKTTTTAMLLWILEQAGFDAGYLVGGVPKDLPVSARLGSSDFFVIEADEYDSAFFDKRSKFVHYRPRTLILNNLEFDHADIFDNVEAIERQFHHLIRTVPSQGLILRPTLDNHLDNAIAMGCWTPQQTLSIGGEADTPSHWRAELLSDDGSHFMVLHHEQPVAAVKWAHSGLHNVRNALSAIAAARHVGVTPDHAISALCRFSGVKRRMELLADINGVKVYDDFAHHPTAIATTLEGLRKQVGDEPVLALIEPRSNTMKQGVHSDTLLPSAAAADRVLWANLNDSSWLPKLVERWQQANAGSSLHRVEASVDDLIARVMADLPSPCHIVIMSNGGFGGIHQRLIAEIERTNG, via the coding sequence ATGCACATTCATATATTGGGTATTTGCGGCACCTTTATGGGTAGCCTGGCGGTATTGGCTCGTGAGCTGGGGCACAAGGTGACTGGTTCTGATCAAGGCGTTTATCCGCCCATGAGTACCCAGCTGCAAGCTCAGGGGATCGAACTGATTGAAGGCTACCACCCTGACAACCTTAAACCGCGGCCCGATCTGGTGCTGATCGGCAACGCCATGTCCCGCGGCAACGCAGAAGTGGAACAGGTGCTTAACCGCAATATTCCTTATATGTCCGGCCCTGAATGGCTGGCGCGGGAAGTGTTACACCAGCGTTGGGTGCTGGCGGTAGCCGGCACCCACGGCAAAACCACCACCACCGCCATGCTGCTGTGGATACTGGAGCAGGCCGGGTTTGACGCCGGTTATCTGGTGGGCGGCGTACCCAAAGATTTGCCGGTGTCTGCACGCCTGGGCAGCAGTGACTTTTTTGTAATTGAGGCTGATGAATACGACAGCGCGTTTTTTGACAAGCGTTCGAAGTTTGTTCACTACCGCCCGCGCACACTGATTTTAAACAACCTGGAATTCGACCACGCCGATATTTTTGACAACGTGGAAGCCATCGAGCGCCAGTTCCATCATCTTATCCGTACCGTGCCGTCCCAAGGCTTGATTCTGCGCCCGACATTGGACAACCACCTCGACAACGCCATCGCCATGGGCTGCTGGACTCCGCAGCAAACGCTTTCTATTGGTGGCGAAGCGGACACTCCGAGCCACTGGCGAGCCGAGCTGCTGAGCGACGACGGCAGCCATTTCATGGTATTGCACCACGAGCAACCGGTGGCCGCCGTAAAGTGGGCTCACAGCGGCTTGCACAACGTGCGTAACGCCCTTTCGGCCATTGCCGCAGCGCGCCATGTGGGCGTTACTCCAGATCACGCCATTAGCGCGTTGTGCCGTTTTTCCGGAGTAAAAAGGCGCATGGAGTTGCTGGCGGACATTAATGGCGTAAAGGTGTATGACGACTTCGCCCATCACCCCACGGCCATCGCCACTACCTTGGAGGGCTTGCGTAAACAGGTGGGCGACGAGCCTGTGCTGGCGTTGATCGAGCCCCGTTCCAATACCATGAAACAGGGTGTGCACAGCGACACCCTTTTACCCAGCGCGGCAGCCGCCGATCGCGTGCTCTGGGCCAACCTGAACGATTCCAGCTGGTTGCCGAAATTGGTTGAACGCTGGCAGCAGGCCAACGCCGGCAGCAGCTTGCACAGGGTCGAAGCATCAGTAGACGATTTGATAGCGCGGGTAATGGCAGACTTACCCAGCCCCTGCCACATTGTGATTATGAGCAACGGTGGTTTTGGCGGCATTCATCAACGACTGATTGCTGAAATCGAACGTACCAACGGGTAA
- a CDS encoding diphosphate--fructose-6-phosphate 1-phosphotransferase, with amino-acid sequence MAIKNAFYAQSGGVTAVINASACGVIQTARRHPDKIGKVYAGRNGILGALKEELIDTSLESDGAIAALMHTPGGAFGSCRHKLKNISENRREYERLIEVFRAHDIGYFFYNGGGDSQDTAYKVSQISEKMGYPITCIGIPKTVDNDLPFTDCCPGFGSVAKYIAISTMEASLDIKSMCETSTKVFILEVMGRHAGWIAASGGLAGQGEGEPPHIILFPEVPFDREAFLARVDFCVKEYGYCVIVASEGAQYEDGRFLAEAGARDAFGHTQLGGVAPALANLMKQALGYKYHWAVADYLQRSARHIASATDVEQAYTVGKAAVEMAIAGKQALMPIIVREQAKPYRWRVGEAPLSEVANQEKKMPIHYITDDGFGITQDCRDYLSPLIQGESFPPFENGLPKVAKLKNQLVEKRLKTAFEL; translated from the coding sequence ATGGCCATTAAAAACGCATTTTATGCACAATCCGGTGGTGTTACCGCCGTTATAAACGCCAGCGCCTGTGGCGTTATTCAGACCGCCCGCCGTCACCCGGATAAAATCGGCAAGGTGTATGCCGGGCGCAACGGTATTCTCGGTGCACTGAAAGAAGAACTGATCGATACCAGTCTTGAGTCCGATGGAGCCATTGCCGCACTGATGCACACCCCTGGCGGTGCTTTTGGATCGTGTCGCCACAAGCTAAAAAACATTTCCGAAAACCGCCGCGAATACGAGCGTTTAATTGAAGTGTTCCGCGCCCACGACATTGGGTATTTCTTCTATAACGGCGGCGGCGATTCCCAAGACACCGCTTACAAGGTATCGCAGATCAGCGAAAAAATGGGCTATCCCATTACCTGCATCGGTATACCCAAAACCGTTGATAACGACCTGCCCTTCACCGATTGCTGCCCGGGCTTTGGCTCGGTGGCCAAGTACATTGCCATCTCCACGATGGAAGCCAGCCTTGACATCAAATCCATGTGCGAGACCTCCACCAAGGTGTTCATTCTGGAGGTGATGGGCCGCCACGCCGGCTGGATTGCTGCATCAGGCGGGCTTGCCGGTCAGGGCGAAGGTGAGCCGCCACACATTATTCTGTTTCCGGAAGTTCCGTTTGATCGCGAGGCCTTTTTAGCCCGGGTGGACTTTTGCGTGAAGGAATACGGTTATTGCGTGATCGTTGCGTCTGAAGGCGCCCAATATGAAGACGGTCGCTTTCTGGCGGAAGCCGGAGCCCGCGACGCCTTTGGCCACACCCAATTAGGCGGCGTTGCACCCGCGCTGGCAAATCTGATGAAGCAGGCTCTGGGCTACAAGTACCACTGGGCCGTAGCCGATTATCTGCAGCGCAGCGCACGCCATATCGCCTCGGCCACCGACGTAGAGCAGGCCTACACCGTCGGCAAGGCAGCGGTTGAAATGGCGATTGCCGGCAAGCAGGCGCTGATGCCCATCATCGTTCGCGAACAAGCCAAGCCTTATCGCTGGCGAGTGGGCGAGGCACCGCTAAGCGAAGTGGCTAACCAGGAAAAGAAAATGCCGATTCACTACATCACCGATGATGGCTTCGGCATTACCCAAGACTGCCGCGACTACTTGAGCCCGCTGATTCAGGGCGAAAGTTTTCCACCTTTTGAAAATGGCTTGCCAAAAGTAGCCAAATTGAAAAACCAATTGGTGGAAAAACGCCTTAAAACCGCATTTGAACTCTAA
- a CDS encoding HDOD domain-containing protein: MTNSQKPNTSSYCIALQPICDANMAHVADELLYRATAGASSAVIEDGLIATARACNAAFYEAGIESLCGRRKLFFNAPREWLLNPALLPPSPKQVVIEVLESVEGDEEILAALRRIKSQGYTVALDDFVLTDATRPLLDLADIIKLDMLEQPPTGKQVEHYLARGITLLAEKVETKKEFDQARAMGFTLFQGYFYAHPETRQSTSFKRGRNQSAQIRLLGELQNPEADYNELERLLVQEPQLGVQMLRTVNSASHNLPHQIISMRQAIVLIGLDRLRNLVTMLVLANDDPCNMLLLPQALTRAAMCSRLAARDCKENKEPAFMVGLLSMVDVLLGQKLELLCDQLPLAPSVKQALLAHEGSLGKTLHLVKAFEKGRLTNASDEVVATLNHYFLESRGWANQVLDGMGN; the protein is encoded by the coding sequence ATGACGAACTCACAAAAACCCAACACCAGCTCCTATTGCATTGCCCTGCAGCCAATTTGCGACGCCAATATGGCCCACGTGGCCGACGAATTACTTTACCGAGCCACCGCAGGCGCGAGTTCCGCTGTCATAGAAGATGGCCTTATCGCCACTGCGCGGGCCTGCAATGCAGCCTTTTACGAAGCCGGTATTGAGTCTCTTTGCGGCCGTAGGAAGCTGTTTTTCAACGCCCCCCGTGAATGGCTGCTGAACCCGGCATTACTGCCGCCCAGCCCGAAGCAGGTCGTTATCGAGGTACTGGAAAGCGTAGAGGGTGACGAAGAGATCCTTGCAGCACTGAGGCGCATAAAATCCCAGGGCTACACCGTAGCATTGGATGACTTTGTACTGACCGACGCCACCCGACCGCTTCTGGATCTGGCCGACATTATCAAACTGGACATGCTGGAGCAGCCCCCAACCGGAAAGCAGGTAGAACACTACCTGGCCCGCGGCATCACCTTGTTGGCCGAAAAGGTGGAAACCAAAAAAGAGTTTGATCAAGCCCGGGCCATGGGATTTACTCTTTTTCAGGGTTACTTTTACGCCCACCCGGAAACCCGGCAATCTACTTCCTTCAAGCGCGGGCGCAATCAGTCGGCACAAATTCGCCTTCTGGGCGAATTACAAAACCCCGAAGCAGACTACAACGAATTGGAACGGTTACTGGTGCAGGAACCTCAGCTGGGGGTGCAAATGCTGCGCACAGTAAATTCTGCAAGTCACAATTTGCCCCACCAAATCATTAGCATGCGTCAGGCCATAGTGTTGATTGGCCTGGACCGTCTTCGTAATCTGGTCACCATGCTGGTACTGGCCAATGACGACCCGTGCAACATGTTATTGTTGCCACAAGCGCTTACCCGCGCAGCCATGTGCTCGCGGCTGGCTGCACGAGACTGCAAGGAAAACAAAGAACCCGCATTTATGGTGGGCTTGCTGTCGATGGTTGATGTGCTGCTCGGCCAAAAGCTTGAGCTACTGTGTGACCAACTTCCCCTCGCTCCAAGTGTCAAGCAAGCACTGCTTGCTCACGAGGGCTCACTTGGCAAGACCCTTCATCTAGTAAAAGCTTTTGAGAAGGGCCGCCTGACCAATGCCAGTGACGAAGTGGTTGCTACACTTAACCACTATTTTTTGGAAAGCCGCGGTTGGGCCAATCAGGTTCTGGACGGGATGGGCAATTAG
- a CDS encoding GrxA family glutaredoxin produces MEKVTIFGRTSCGFCVGAIRLCEARGFDFKWVDMIEEDITKADIAQKIGKPVHTVPQIFVGEQHIGGYDEFSTFVRQQETAEH; encoded by the coding sequence ATGGAAAAAGTCACAATTTTCGGTCGTACCAGTTGCGGTTTTTGCGTAGGGGCCATTCGTTTGTGCGAAGCTCGTGGTTTCGATTTTAAGTGGGTAGATATGATTGAGGAAGACATTACTAAAGCGGATATTGCACAGAAAATAGGCAAGCCGGTACATACCGTGCCGCAGATTTTCGTGGGTGAGCAGCACATTGGAGGCTATGATGAATTTTCCACTTTTGTCCGTCAGCAAGAAACTGCCGAGCATTAA
- a CDS encoding YqaA family protein → MVYLTLFATAFAAATLLPAYSEILLGTLLAQGYGPFWLWFAATTGNTLGSVVNGMIGRQVDRFKHKRWFPMTEVQLHNARNRFNRFGQWSLLLGWLPIGGDALTLVGGIMRVPWLNFVILVGIGKGLRYAIVLWLVLSAYGPETEALVSGLLFSG, encoded by the coding sequence GTGGTATACCTGACCCTGTTCGCCACCGCTTTTGCCGCTGCGACGCTGCTACCTGCGTATTCGGAAATCCTGCTGGGCACCCTGCTAGCCCAGGGCTACGGGCCATTCTGGTTGTGGTTTGCGGCCACAACCGGAAATACGCTGGGGTCTGTGGTGAACGGAATGATCGGACGCCAAGTAGATCGATTCAAGCACAAGCGCTGGTTTCCGATGACCGAAGTGCAATTGCACAATGCCCGCAACCGCTTTAACCGCTTTGGCCAATGGTCGTTACTGCTGGGCTGGTTACCGATTGGCGGCGACGCGCTTACCCTGGTAGGCGGTATTATGCGTGTGCCTTGGCTGAACTTTGTGATTCTGGTTGGCATCGGCAAGGGCTTGCGTTACGCCATTGTGTTGTGGCTGGTACTCAGTGCCTACGGCCCCGAAACCGAGGCGCTGGTGTCGGGTCTTTTGTTCTCGGGGTAA
- a CDS encoding AarF/ABC1/UbiB kinase family protein produces the protein MAKKGSDNSVSRIKTGSFERRLSLTRAGLFAGTRMASHMATNWLGGKERREQRHKAMLSSQARFLVEELGQLKGSVVKIGQVMALYGEHFLPDEVTEALHTLEDQTTSLAWPAIERVLQSELGSERLAQLDIEPQPIGAASLGQVHRARRLSDGLELVLKVQYPGVGDAVDSDLNAVAKLLKMARLVNFGPEFDDWLEEVRVMMHREVDYRLEADTTERFRQMLLDDTRFIVPRVLPEYSSAQVIASTYERGHSVNSPTVAGISLERRSELGKAALELFFRELFDWGEIQTDPNFGNYRIRLAGEPGAEADHDRIVLLDFGAVQRYTDDFLQPVIQMIRASYENDLGAVIDGGVQLRFMSRDWPTEVLETFGRVCMSVLEPLIGDPSEWPPGAVNSAGQYRWKQSDLPSRVARQAARSAISRYFRVPPKEFVFLNRKLIGVYTFIAVLQAEFNGEPMLRCYLYPENKRPDTSASVSGP, from the coding sequence ATGGCAAAAAAGGGATCAGACAACTCTGTCTCACGCATAAAAACCGGCAGCTTCGAACGCAGGCTTAGCCTCACCCGTGCCGGCCTGTTTGCCGGCACCCGCATGGCTTCCCACATGGCGACCAATTGGCTGGGTGGGAAGGAACGCCGCGAACAACGTCACAAGGCCATGTTGTCCTCCCAGGCTCGCTTTCTGGTAGAGGAGCTCGGCCAATTAAAAGGCAGCGTGGTCAAGATTGGCCAGGTGATGGCCTTGTACGGCGAACATTTTCTACCCGATGAAGTGACCGAAGCCCTGCATACTCTGGAAGATCAGACCACGTCTTTGGCGTGGCCAGCTATCGAACGCGTGTTGCAATCGGAATTGGGCAGTGAACGCCTGGCGCAGCTGGATATTGAACCTCAGCCTATTGGCGCCGCTTCACTGGGCCAGGTTCACCGCGCCAGGCGCTTGAGTGATGGCCTTGAACTGGTGCTGAAAGTGCAGTACCCAGGTGTAGGCGATGCGGTCGACAGCGACCTAAACGCCGTTGCCAAGCTGCTAAAAATGGCCCGCTTAGTTAATTTTGGTCCCGAATTCGACGATTGGCTGGAAGAAGTACGGGTAATGATGCACCGCGAGGTGGACTACCGCCTGGAAGCCGACACCACCGAGCGTTTTCGTCAAATGCTGCTAGACGACACGCGTTTCATTGTGCCGCGGGTGCTGCCGGAATACTCCAGTGCCCAAGTAATTGCCTCCACTTATGAGCGCGGGCATTCTGTTAACTCGCCAACGGTTGCCGGAATTTCTTTGGAGCGCCGCAGTGAGCTGGGTAAGGCCGCGCTGGAGCTGTTCTTTCGCGAGTTGTTTGATTGGGGGGAGATTCAGACCGACCCGAACTTTGGAAACTATCGCATTCGCTTGGCCGGGGAGCCGGGCGCAGAAGCAGATCACGATCGTATCGTTCTGCTGGATTTTGGCGCGGTGCAGCGCTACACCGATGACTTTCTACAGCCAGTTATCCAAATGATTCGTGCTTCCTATGAAAACGATCTGGGCGCTGTGATCGATGGCGGCGTGCAACTCCGGTTTATGAGCCGTGACTGGCCTACTGAGGTGCTGGAAACTTTTGGCCGGGTATGTATGTCAGTGTTGGAGCCGTTGATTGGCGACCCCAGCGAATGGCCACCCGGGGCTGTGAACAGCGCCGGTCAGTATCGCTGGAAACAAAGCGACTTACCTTCACGGGTAGCACGGCAGGCCGCTCGTTCTGCTATTAGTCGCTACTTTCGCGTGCCACCAAAAGAGTTCGTGTTTCTGAACCGCAAGTTGATCGGAGTTTACACGTTTATTGCCGTTTTGCAGGCTGAGTTCAACGGTGAGCCAATGTTACGGTGTTATCTTTACCCCGAGAACAAAAGACCCGACACCAGCGCCTCGGTTTCGGGGCCGTAG
- the lipB gene encoding lipoyl(octanoyl) transferase LipB, producing MGHLIVRSLGEQPYLETWHAMQAFTASRDKNSADELWCLQHPAVYTQGQAGKAEHILAPGDIPVVQVDRGGQVTYHGPGQLVIYLLIDLTRSALGIRALVSHIEQSIVNTLAPLGISAAPRADAPGVYVDGAKIASLGLRVRRGCSFHGLALNVAMDMEPFARINPCGYAGMVMCQVQDFAQHATFAQIEQQLAEQLVAALGHSSTGEGSVSWQQGW from the coding sequence GTGGGCCATCTGATTGTGCGCTCTTTGGGCGAACAGCCCTACCTGGAAACCTGGCATGCTATGCAGGCATTTACCGCCAGCCGCGACAAAAACAGCGCTGACGAGCTCTGGTGTTTACAGCACCCGGCGGTTTACACCCAAGGGCAGGCCGGTAAGGCCGAGCATATTCTGGCGCCTGGTGATATACCCGTGGTTCAGGTAGACCGGGGTGGTCAAGTGACATACCACGGCCCTGGCCAACTGGTCATTTATCTGCTGATTGATCTAACTCGCAGTGCTCTGGGTATTCGCGCGCTTGTCAGCCATATTGAACAGTCCATCGTAAACACTCTTGCACCTTTGGGTATCAGCGCCGCGCCGCGAGCCGATGCGCCGGGGGTTTATGTGGATGGCGCGAAAATCGCGTCGCTGGGTTTGCGTGTACGACGCGGTTGCTCATTCCACGGCCTGGCGCTGAATGTCGCCATGGATATGGAACCCTTCGCGCGAATCAACCCGTGCGGCTATGCCGGTATGGTCATGTGCCAGGTGCAGGACTTTGCGCAGCACGCCACATTTGCACAAATAGAGCAGCAGCTTGCCGAACAACTGGTTGCCGCCTTGGGCCATAGCTCGACAGGCGAGGGCTCGGTAAGCTGGCAGCAGGGCTGGTAA
- a CDS encoding DUF493 family protein yields the protein MSDVKAPKIEFPCDYAIKVIGNAAPDFREFVLAVVERHAPRLDVSTVTVNDSRNGRFCSVRLTLAATGEPQLQALFNELKASGRVHMVL from the coding sequence ATGAGTGACGTAAAAGCACCAAAAATCGAATTTCCCTGCGATTACGCGATCAAAGTGATTGGTAATGCCGCTCCGGATTTCAGGGAGTTTGTGTTAGCAGTGGTTGAGCGCCATGCACCGAGGCTAGATGTTAGTACAGTGACCGTTAACGACAGCCGCAACGGCCGTTTCTGTTCGGTGCGGCTGACCCTGGCCGCAACCGGAGAGCCGCAACTGCAGGCGCTGTTCAACGAGCTTAAAGCCAGCGGCCGCGTGCACATGGTGTTGTAA
- a CDS encoding D-alanyl-D-alanine carboxypeptidase family protein: MAFVSLFRSALFVYTLLLVVAGNALAQTVLIPAPPQIASSSYVLMEPKSGHVIMENNSSERLPPASLTKMMTAYIVERELDEGRIAMGDMVPISVTAWQTGGSRTFVREGTSVTVEDLLRGVVIQSGNDASVALAEFVAGSEGAFVDIMNQQAELLGMTNTNFENATGLPSSNHYSTAHDLALLAQATINDYPETYPIYAEKQFTFNNIRQPNRNSLLWRDNSVDGLKTGHTEEAGYCLVASAKRDDTRFIAVVMGARSAESRSQEVQKMLNYGFRYYQSERLFSAGQELIKSPVWGGAVNALPVGVFEDVYVTISRGARNQLESVIDLDSVVRAPVSAGDELGRIKVSYQGEVLVDQPVLALVDVPDGGFFKRIWDTVKLFFVQLFQ; encoded by the coding sequence ATGGCTTTTGTATCTTTGTTTCGTTCCGCTTTATTTGTGTACACACTGTTGTTGGTCGTCGCTGGCAACGCTCTGGCCCAGACCGTACTGATACCGGCGCCGCCGCAAATTGCCAGCAGTTCCTACGTGTTGATGGAGCCCAAAAGTGGGCACGTCATTATGGAAAACAACAGCAGTGAGCGCCTGCCGCCCGCCAGCCTGACTAAAATGATGACCGCGTACATTGTTGAGCGCGAGCTTGATGAGGGCCGTATTGCCATGGGCGACATGGTGCCCATCAGTGTCACTGCCTGGCAAACCGGAGGTTCCCGCACCTTTGTGCGTGAAGGCACTAGTGTAACGGTAGAAGATTTGTTACGTGGGGTAGTGATTCAGTCCGGTAACGACGCCTCGGTGGCCCTGGCGGAATTTGTTGCCGGCAGCGAGGGCGCGTTTGTCGACATCATGAACCAGCAGGCTGAACTCCTGGGCATGACCAATACCAATTTTGAGAACGCCACCGGATTGCCGTCATCCAACCACTATTCAACCGCTCACGATTTGGCTCTTTTGGCCCAGGCCACCATCAACGATTACCCCGAAACCTATCCGATTTACGCCGAAAAGCAATTCACCTTCAACAACATTCGCCAGCCAAATCGCAACAGCTTGCTGTGGCGTGACAACAGCGTAGACGGGCTGAAAACCGGCCATACCGAAGAAGCCGGATATTGTCTGGTAGCTTCGGCAAAACGCGATGACACCCGTTTTATAGCGGTGGTAATGGGCGCTCGCAGTGCGGAATCGCGCTCACAAGAAGTGCAGAAAATGCTGAACTATGGCTTCCGTTATTATCAGAGCGAGCGTTTGTTCAGCGCCGGTCAAGAGCTGATTAAGTCGCCGGTTTGGGGTGGTGCTGTCAACGCTTTACCCGTTGGGGTTTTTGAAGATGTTTATGTCACCATTTCCCGCGGTGCCCGCAATCAGCTCGAGTCTGTTATCGACCTGGACTCCGTGGTTAGAGCGCCGGTTAGCGCTGGCGATGAATTGGGCCGCATCAAGGTTTCGTATCAGGGCGAGGTACTGGTAGATCAGCCCGTGCTGGCGCTAGTAGACGTGCCTGACGGCGGGTTTTTCAAGCGTATCTGGGACACAGTAAAGCTGTTTTTCGTGCAGTTGTTCCAATAA